From the genome of Malus domestica chromosome 04, GDT2T_hap1, one region includes:
- the LOC103433265 gene encoding beta-1,4-xylosyltransferase IRX9-like translates to MGTTERTKKRVQLWKKAAVHFALCFVMGFFSGFAPTDKASLFARTDAVVSSNKSLDFPPQSVEPPQEIAPDVINRSLIAAETPNVSIAAAAEPARHKESSENSRFTQEEEAEEKKEPEVTPRRFIIIVTATATSTKDIKFKSVFLRRLANTIRLVPQPLLWIVVAPKTESNEVSEVLRGTGIMYRHLVSRMNFTDAEAERDRQRNIALKHIEKHRISGIVHFAGLSNVYDLGFFDRLREIEVFGTWPMAILAANRKKVIIEGPVCDSSQVIGWHLKQMNNETETRPPIHISSFAFNSSILWDPERWGRTSSLQSSYQNSIKFVKEVVLEDETKLKGIPPEECSKIMLWCLRLHAAGGATAPHQINQ, encoded by the exons ATGGGTACAACGGAAAGAACAAAGAAGAGGGTCCAATTATGGAAGAAAGCTGCCGTCCATTTTGCTTTGTGTTTTGTTATGGGGTTCTTCTCAGGTTTTGCCCCAACGGATAAGGCTTCGCTTTTCGCTAGAACCGATGCCGTGGTTTCCTCCAATAAATCACTGGACTTTCCGCCGCAGTCAGTAGAACCGCCGCAAGAAATAGCACCGGATGTTATTAATAGAAGTTTGATAGCTGCAGAGACACCAAATGTGTCaatagcagcagcagcagaaccTGCAAGGCATAAAGAGAGCTCCGAAAACTCGAGGTTcacacaagaagaagaagcagaggaAAAGAAAGAACCCGAGGTGACTCCGAGAAGGTTCATAATCATAGTCACTGCAACAGCAACGAGCACGAAAGACATTAAGTTTAAAAGTGTGTTTTTGAGAAGACTAGCCAATACTATAAGGTTGGTTCCTCAGCCGTTGCTTTGGATCGTGGTGGCGCCGAAAACGGAGTCGAATGAAGTGTCTGAAGTGCTGAGGGGAACGGGGATTATGTACAGGCATTTGGTTTCGAGAATGAATTTCACAGACGCAGAAGCTGAAAGGGATCGCCAGAGGAACATTGCTCTTAAGCACATTGAGAAGCACAGGATTAGTGGGATTGTCCACTTTGCAGGGCTTTCTAATGTTTACGATCTTGGCTTCTTCGACCGACTCAGAGAAATTGA GGTTTTTGGGACATGGCCAATGGCTATACTTGCAGCAAACAGAAAGAAGGTGATCATTGAAGGACCTGTATGTGATTCTTCACAAGTCATAGGATGGCATTTGAAGCAAATGAACAATGAAACAGAGACTAGGCCTCCCATTCATATCTCAAGTTTTGCTTTCAATAGTTCAATTCTTTGGGATCCCGAGAGATGGGGTCGCACTTCATCTCTTCAAAGCTCCTATCAG AATTCAATCAAATTTGTAAAGGAAGTGGTTCTTGAAGACGAAACAAAACTAAAGGGAATCCCACCAGAAGAATGCTCCAAGATCATGCTTTGGTGTCTTCGTCTTCATGCTGCAGGAGGAGCCACTGCACCACACCAAATCAATCaatga